The sequence TCGGCCATCCCGAGGTGTACATCATCATCCTGCCGGCCTTCGGCATCATCTCCCAGGTCGTCCCGACCTTCTCCCGCAAGCCGCTGTTCGGCAAGAATTCGATGGTGTTCGCCACCGCGGTGATCGGCTTCCTGTCCTTCATCGTCTGGGCTCACCATCAGTTCACCGTCGGCATGCCGGTGCCGGCGGAGCTGTACTTCATGTACGCCACCATGCTGATCGCCGTGCCCACCGGGGTGAAGGTGTTCAACTGGCTCGCCACCATGTGGAAGGGCTCTTTGACCTTCGAGACGCCGATGTTGCACGCCCTCGGTTTCATCGTGCTGTTCGTGTTCGGCGGCTTTACCGGCATCATGATGTCCCAGGCGCCGGTGGATCTTTACTATCACGACAACTACTTCATCGTCGCCCATTTCCATTACACCCTCGTGGGCGGCGGGGTGTTCGGTATCTTCGCCGGCCTGTTCTACTGGCTGCCCAAGTGGACCGGCACCATGTACGACGAGAAGCTGGGCAAGCTGCACTTCTGGCTCTCGTTCCTCGGCTTCAACCTGCTGTTCATGCCCCAGCACTTCCTGGGACTGGCAGGGATGCCGCGGCGGATCCCCGACTACGCGGTGCAGTTCACCGAGTTCAACCAGATGTCCACCGTCGGGGCCTTCATCTTCGGATTCACCCAGCTGTTGCTGATCTACATCGTCTACAAGTGCGTCAAGGGTGAGGGCGAAAAGGTCGGCGACGAGGTCTGGGAGGGGGCCAAGTCCCACGGACTGGAATGGAACCTGCCTTCGCCGATGCCGTACCATCATTCCTTCGAGGGTATCGACATCCACAAGGCGGTCGCCGACGAATGATGGATCCGGCCCCGCCTTCGGGCGGGGCCGACCTTCATGGAACGCGCATGGATATCCGCAAGAAAAATCTCATTCTGGCCGCTTTGCTGGGATTGGTGGCCTTGGTTTTCTATCTGCTCGCGCTGTACAACGTATTCGGTCTGCCGGCGGGCGGAACAAAATAAGACAGTAACGACATAGGGGAGAGTTATGGCATCTGCAAGCGGTTATTATCTGCCACACCAGGCCCGATGGCCGATCATCGGCTCCATCGGTCTGACCCTGTTCCTGGGTGGCTTCGGGGCGACGCTGATCGGCTCCGGCGCCGGGCCCGTCTTCATGGTGTTGGGGCTTTTGACCGTCGTCGGCATGATGGCGGGCTGGTTCGGTGAGGTCATCAACGAGGGACTCAACGGCCTTTACGATGCCCAGGTGGAGCGTTCCTTCCGCTGGGGCATGATCTGGTTCATCGCCTCGGAGGTGATGTTCTTCGCCGCCTTCTTCGGCAGCCTGTTCTACGTGCGCATGTACGCCGTTCCCTGGCTGGGCGGGGAAGGCACCACCGGCGTGGGTGCTTTCACCCATCTGCTGTGGCCGGATTACGCGCCGGAGTGGCCCACCAACGGGCCGGCCAGGATCGGCGGCGAGTTCGAACCCATGGAACCGTGGGGAATTCCGGCGCTCAACACCCTGATCCTGCTTTCCAGCGGCGCCACGGTCACCTGGGCGCACTGGGGCTTGCTCAAGAACGACCGGAGCCAGTTCGTCAAGGGGCTGATCGCCACCATCGCCCTGGGTTTCACCTTCGTCGGCTTCCAGGCGTACGAGTACTATCACGCCTACACCGAAATGGGCCTGACCCTGGGAGCCGGGATCTATGGTTCCACCTTCTTCATGCTCACCGGCTTCCACGGTTTCCACGTGACCATCGGCGCGATCTTCCTGACCGTGGTGCTGCTCCGCGCCCTGCGGGGCCATTTCGACGCCGAACACCACTTCGCCTTCGAAGCGGCGGCGTGGTACTGGCACTTCGTGGACGTGGTCTGGCTGGGCTTGTTCATCTTCGTGTACTGGCTCTGAGCGGTCCCGCCCGGCCAGCCAAGGGGCGCTGCTTTCAGGGCAGCGCCTTTTTTGTTGCCTGGGGCAGGGGGCGGATGCCGTGGGGCTTGATCCAGCCTTTGAAACCGGCGAACAGCAGGAAGAAGAACAGGACCAGCGACAGGGAGATGCGGGTGGTCAGCGCCTTGGCGGTGCGCGGTGAGCGGCTCGGATCGTTGAGGAGGTAATAGAGGGCGGAGCCGAGGCTGATGACGATGCCGACGAACGCGGCGAGGATGATCAGTCTAATGAGCATGATGAAACACCGCTGCAAAATCGGTCATGGTAAAGCGCCGTAAAATCCTTTTCAAACCCAGTCTCCTGATGACGCTTTTGACGCTGGTCGCCGTGGTTGCGTTCCTGAACCTAGGGAACTGGCAGCTGCGGCGGGCGGCGGAGAAACAGGCGCTGCTGGATCTGCAGACCCGGCGCTGGCAGCAGCCGCCGCTGGCTTTGGACGGAGAGGAAACCCTGGCACAGCTGGGGCGCTACCGCCACGTCCAGGTGACAGGCGTCTGGGACGGCAGGCGCCAGTTTCTGCTCGACGGGCGCATATACCAGGGACGGGCCGGTTACGAAGTCCTGACGCCGCTGGTGCTCGCCAGCGGCCGGATCGTGCTGGTCAACCGCGGTTGGGTGCCGGCCGCCGCCGACCGCCGTACGCTGCCGGACGTCTCCCTGGATGACCATGCGGTGACGGTGCCGGGACGGGTCGATGCCTTTCCCCGGGCCGGCATGGACCTGCCGGGGATGCGCCGTCTGTCACCGGGCTGGCCCAGCGTGGTCCAGGTGCTGGAACCGGAAGCGGCCGCGGCGCGGCTCGGCCGGCCGGTGGCCGATTTCCAGCTCAAGCTGGATCCCGAGGCGGAGGAGGGCTACGTGCGGGCCTGGAAGCTGACGCACCTTCGCCCGGAGCGCAGCCGGGGATATGCCTTACAATGGTTCAGTTTTGCCGCCATCGCCGTGGGGCTTTGGTTGTGGCACGGATGGAAACGGGCGAGGAGACGGACTTGAGACGACAACGCAAACGCCACGGTCTGTGGATATTCTGGCTGATCGTCCTGATCGGCGCGGCGCCGTGGCTGGGGGCCTGGTATCTGGTCAAGCATCCGGGGCTGTGGGGGAAGCCGGGAAATCACGGTCAGTTGCTTCAGCCGCCCCAGCCGCTCTCTTACGAGCTGTTCCAGTCGGTTCCCGGCGCCAAAAAGGATCTGAAGCAAATCCGGGGGCGCTGGGTCATGATTCACGTGATCGTCCCTGGCGACGAACCTGCCTGTCGCCAAGTGTTGGACAACACCCGGCGGCTGCATCCGCTGTTCAGCAAGGACATCCCCAGGGTGCGGCGGCTGGCGATCTGGCCCGAGGATCGGCCGCCTGTGGCGGAATTGCGGCCGCATCTGTTCGAAGACCGCGATCTGTATCTGGCGCGCGTGCCGGCGGATTTCGCGGCCCGGCTGACCGGCTGGATCGGCGGGCCGCTGCGCTGCGGCCAACTGTTTCTGATGGATCCGCTGGGAAATTTGATGATGTGGTATGATGCCGGGTTCGACCCCTACGGGCTCTACCGGGATTTGAAACGCCTGCTCAAAGCCTCGCGAATCGGCTGAAACGCGCTGCGATCATGTACAGAAAATTCGTTCTTTTGACCCTGTTCTTTCTCGTCGTCACCTTCGCCCTCGGCGTTTACGTGCGTGCCACCGGCGCCGGCACCGCCTGCCCCGACGCGCCGGCGTGCTTCGGTCAGTGGTGGCCCCCGGAAGACCTGCCGCCCGAGACATTGCAGCGCTATCCCGGTATCTTCTACGATGCCGCCGCCGCACGCCTGCACATGCTCCACCGTCTGGCGGCGGGCGCGGCAGGGGTGCTGCTGTTGGGGCTCCTGGTGACCGCAGTGCGCCACCCCCGCCGCCGCACCGCCCTGATCGGCAGCTGGAGTCTGGCCTTGTTGTACGGGCTGCAGGCGGGACTGGGCGCGGCCCTGGTGGCCAGCCGCATGATGCCGGCGCTGGTCGCCTTCCACTGGTTGACCGGTACGGTGATGATCCTGGTGGCCTTCGGCTGGTATCTGCGCCTCGCTCCGGTATCCTGGGAACGCTATACCCACACCCACGGATTGCGGCGTCTGGCCCTGACCGCCCTGGGCGTCGCCCTGCTCCAAGGCTGGCTCGGGGCCTTGGTGGGGGCCAATTACGCCGATCTGGTCTGCCCGGATTTCCCCACCTGTCAGGGGCGCTGGTGGCCCGAAAGCCTCGACTGGCACGCCCTGGCCTTCTGGGAACAGTGGCGCTACGGGCTGAGTGGATGGAGCCTGCCCGATGCCGACGGCCGCATCACCCTGCACTGGCTTCACCGCCTCGGGGCGCTGGTGGGGTTCGTGGTGCTGTTCCTGCTGGGGCTGTCGATCAGTTCCAATCCCAAGGCGCCCCACCTGAGCAAAGTCGGGGTGCTGCTCAATTTCCTGCTGCTGGTGGTGATCGCCTTCGGCATGTCGGTGGTCATCAAGGGCGCGCCGGCCTATCTGGTGGTGGGCCATTCGCTGGCGGCGCTGGCGATTCTGGTCACGGGCTACGGGGTGGCCTTCTTCCTCCGCTACGGTCCGCCGCTGCCCCGGGCGCGAGCGGCCGAAGCCATCGGAGAAGCACCGCCTCCCGAGGTTCCGGTCCCGCCGCCGGTGGAGGTGCCGCCCGCGCCGGAAACCCTGTTCGAGCGGCTCAAAAGCGGCCTGGGCAAGACCCGCAAAGGGCTGACCGGTTTCCTCGCTTCCCTGCCCCTGGCCGGACGCGAGCTGGATGAGGAGCTGCTGGAGGAGATCGAAACCCACCTGCTCATGGCCGACGTCGGCGTGGAAGCCACCGAGGCGATCATCGACCGCCTCAAGGCCTGCCTGTCGCGTCAGCAGCTCAAGGATCAGGAAACGGTGATGCAGGCCCTCCACGACGTGCTGCTGGAGATCCTCGAACCCTGCAGCCGGCCCCTCAGGATCGATCCCGCCCACAAACCCTTCGTGATCCTGGTGGTCGGGGTCAACGGCGTCGGCAAGACCACCACCATCGGCAAGCTGGCCAAGCGCCTACAGCGCCAGGGGCACAGCGTCATGCTCGCCGCCGGCGACACCTTCCGCGCTGCCGCCGTCGAACAGCTCAAGGTCTGGGGGGAACGCAACCAGGTGCCGGTCGTCGCCCAGCACACCGGCGCCGATTCCGCCTCGGTCATCTACGATGCCCTCCAGGCCGCCAAGGCGCGTGGCATCGACGTGCTCATCGCCGACACCGCCGGCCGTCTCCACACCAAGTCCAATTTGATGGAGGAGCTGGCCAAGATCAAACGCATCATGGCCAAGCTCGATCCCACCGCCCCCCACGAGGTGCTGCTGGTGCTGGATGCCACCACGGGGCAGAACGCCATCTCCCAGGCCGAGCAGTTCAACCAAGCGGTGGGGGTGACCGGCATCGCCCTGACCAAGCTCGACGGCACCGCCAAAGGTGGGGTGATCTTCGCTCTGGCCAAGCGCTTCGGTATCCCGATCCGCTTCATCGGCATCGGAGAGGGCATCGACGACCTACAGGATTTCGACGCCAGGGCGTTCGTCGACGCCTTGTTCGCCGAACAGCCCCGGGAGGCGCCGGCTCCGGTCCTGCACTGAGGCCATGCTGCGTTTTCAGGGGGTCGGCAAGCGCTATCCGGGCAGCGGCGAGATTCTGAAAGGACTCGATCTGACGGTCGGACGCGGTGACATGGCCTTCGTCACCGGCCATTCCGGAGCCGGCAAGAGCACGCTTCTCAAGCTGGCGGCCCTCATCGAACGGCCCAGCCGCGGCCGCATCTTCCTCAACGACCGCGATCTGACCCGGCTGCCGCCCCGGAGCGTGCCCTACCTGCGCCGCCGCCTCGGGCTGATCTTCCAGGACTACCGCCTGCTTTACGACCGCAGCGTGTTCGACAACGTCGCCCTGCCGCTTCAGATCGCCGGATACGCGCCGGAAGAGGTCGAGCGCCGCACCCGGGCGGCCCTGGCCAAGGTGGGTCTGGCCGGCTGGGAACGGCGCCGGCCGGTCACCCTCTCCGGGGGCGAACAACAGCGGGTCGGCATCGCCCGGGCCATCGTCACCCGCCCCCCCTTGATCCTGGCCGACGAGCCGACCGGCAATCTGGACCCGGACCTGTCCCAGGAGATCTTCGCCATGTTCCGCGATTTCAACCGGGTCGGGGTGACTTTTCTGATCGCCAGTCACGACCAGGCGCTGGTGGAACGCTTCGCCAGCCGCTGGTTCCACCTCGAGCAGGGCCGTGTCGTCGAAGTGGGAGGGAGGTGAGGCGGTGGCGCTGAAGACTTACCTGCGTCTGCACCGCCAGGCCTTGCTTTCCAGTCTGGAGGACTTGTGGCGGGCGCCGTGGATGACGGCGGTCACGATCGGCGTCATCGCGGTTACCCTGGTGCTGCCTTTGAGCTTCCATCTCACCTTGTCCCAGGCGCAGCGTTTGGGTGGCGCTTTCGGTTCCGGCCGGCAGGTGACGCTGTATCTGCAGCCGGATCTGCCCGCGGAGAAGGCGCAAAGTCTGGCGGCGCGTCTGCGGCAGGAGGCGGCGGTGGCGGAAGTCCACTTGATCGGCAAGGACGAGGCCCTGGCCCAGTTGCGCGAGGCGGGCGATTTCGCCGCGGCCCTGGACTGGCTGCCCGACAACCCGCTGCCGGCGGTCATCGAGGTGACGCCGAAGCCGGCCTGGAGCGAGGAGGCCCGCCTTGCCGGGCTGATCCAGCGCTGGCGCCGGTGGCCCGGCGTCGAGCAGATCCAATGGAATCAGTCCTGGTTGCGGCGTTTCCGGGCCTGGCTGACCCTGACCCGGCACGCTGCGCTGGCGCTGGGGGCGGTTCTGTCGTTGGCGGTGGTGCTGGTGGTGGGCAACACTGTCCGCCTGGAATTGGAAGAACATCATGAAGCGATCGAGGTGATGGGCCTGCTGGGAGCCACTCCCGGTTTCATCCGCCGCCCGTTCCTGTATTCCGGGTTCTGGCTCGGTTTCCTCGGCGGCGGTGCGGCGCTCGCTGGCGTTTTCCTACTGTATCGGTTGCTGTATCCCTATGTCGTCGAACTGGCGCGCCTCTACGGCAGCCGCTTCGAGCCGCACTTCTTCTCCTTGGGTGAAATCCTCGGGATCTGGCTGGCCGTGTGCCTGCTGACGACGGCCGCCGCCGCGCTGGTGGTCAGCCGTCATCTGTGGCGGCTGTTTCGCCGATAAATCCCGCACCTTTAGTGGTTTAATATCGCAACAGTTTGAATTTCAAATAGTTTTGTGGCGATATATAACCATAGAAAATGTATTGTTTTTGATCTAGGTCAAAAAAACCCAATAACGGATGGGGTAATCTTCGTTCCGCCTGTCATAACAACGAAACGTTAAGGAGGTTACTGATGGCAGCTACATCTGCTGGTGTCTCCGCACAAGCGGAAGCACCTTTGTTGAATACCCGATGGCTTGCGTTCGCCTTCGCGATCTACACCATCCTGTATTCCTGGGTGGTGTGGTACGAGAGGGTTTACGGGTGGCAAGCCGGCCTGGACTCTTTTGCACCAGAGTTCGAAACTTATTGGATGAACTTCCTCTACACCGAGATCGTGGTGGAGGTTGTCATCGCCTCTCTGCTGTGGGGCTACCTGTGGCGTACCCGTCCCCGTGATCTGGACAAGATCGCCGGCACTCGGGAGGAGCTGCGCCGCAACTTCACCCATCTTGTCTGGCTGTTCGCCTATGCCTACTCCATCTACTGGGGTGCGAGCTTCTTCACCGAACAGGACGGCACCTGGCATCAGACCATCGTGCGGGACACCGACTTCACGCCGAGCCATATCATCGAGTTCTATGGTTCGTATCCGGTGTACATCATCACGGGTTTCGGCGCCTTCATCTATGCCCATACCCGGTTGCCCTACTTTGACTATACGAAGAAGGGGCTGTCGCTGCCGTACCTGATCTCGGTGGTGGGTCCGTTCATGATCGTTCCCAACGTCGGTCTGAACGAGTGGGGTCATACCTTCTGGTTCATGGAAGAGCTGTTCGTCGCTCCGCTGCACTATGGTTTCGTCTTCTTCGGTTGGTTCGCTCTGGGAATCCTGGGAGTCTGGCTGCAGACCCTCGCCAGCATTCTGAACCTGATCGGCAAACCGCTGTGCGGCGAGATCTACGACGCGGCTGTCGCCCGCATCGGAGCTGACCAGGCTCAGTGGGCGGATGACGTCCTGGAGGATTGATCGTCCTGCTCTTCATGTTTTTCTCGATTTTCCCCCACAGGGAGGTGGGGGATCCAGGAAAAGTGATTGCGCTTTTCCTCCTTACGTAGCCATTGAATTGCCTCTTTTTTGGGGACCGCCCTTCGGGGCGGTTTTTTTTGCTTTGCGTCAAGGAACTTTCCAAAAAGCTAGCACTCTCTCTTTGGGAGTGCTAAAGTGACTTGCGGCTTTGCAACAACAACAAACCAACAGGGGGATAGCAGGATGAGCAACGCACTGGCCATTCCGAGCATCGGCAAGTCGATTCGTTCGGTCAACGACTACATCGTGGCCGTCAATCAACTACCGAAATTGAGCGCCGAGGAGGAGCGGGAGTTGGCTACCCGCTTTCGGCGCCAGAACGATCTGGAGGCAGCCAAGCAGCTGATTCTCGCCAATCTGCGCTATGTGGTGCCGATCGCCAGGGGCTATCTGGGATACGGTCTGCCGCTGGCGGACCTGATTCAGGAAGGCAACATCGGCCTGATGAAGGCGGTGAAGCGTTACGACCCGGCGGTCGGGGTGCGCCTGATTTCCTTCGCGGTGCACTGGATTCGTGCCGAGATCCACGAATTCATCCTGCGCAACTGGCGCATCGTCAAGATCGCCACCACCAAGGCGCAGCGCAAGCTGTTCTTCAACCTGCGCAAGGCGCGCAAAAAGCTGAACTGGCTGAACCGGAACGAAGCGGAAGCGATCGCCAAGGATCTGGGCGTGAAGGTGGAAACCGTGCGGGAGATGGAAAAACGCATGAACGGTCAGGACATGGCTTTCGACGGCGGTGCGGACGAGGAGGAAAACGCCGCGCCGGCGCCGGTCCATTTCCTCCATACGCAGATGGATTCCGATCCGGCGCACCAATTGGAGGAGAACGAGTGGCAACAGGTCGAGCACGAACGGCTGCAGGCCGCCCTGTCGCAGCTCGACGAGCGCAGCCGCGACATTCTGCAGTCGCGCTGGCTCGGGGAAAAGAAGGTCACCCTTCAGGAACTGGCCGACCGTTACGGTGTTTCCGCCGAGCGCATTCGCCAGCTGGAAAAGACTGCGCTCAAAAAGCTCAAGCACCTGATGTTGGCCGAAGCGGCCTGAGCGCCGGCCTGTTGCAAAGCCCGGCGGGCGTCTCCAAAAACGGGGGCGCCCGTTTTTTTATGGATGAAAATACCAGTAATGATCCACCAGCAGGGCGGCGAACAGGATCATGAGGTAAACGATGGAGTAGGCGAAGGTCCGCATCGCCAGGCGCTTGTCGTCCGGCCGCAGGCGCAGCTGCCAGGCCAGATAGAGGAAGACGGCGTCCAGGATGACGGTGACGCCCAGGTAGATCAGGCCGCTCATGCGGGTGAGGTAGGGCATCACGCTGATGACGCTGAGGAGGATGGTGTAGAGGAACACCTGCAGGCCGGTGAACTCGACCCCGTGGGTCACCGGCAGCATGGGAATGTCCACCTTGGCGTACTCGTCGCGTTTGGCGATGGCCAGGGCCCAGAAGTGGGGCGGGGTCCACAGGAAGATGATGAGGAACAGCAGCACCGTGTTGGGGTGGATCTGCCCCAGCACCGCGCACGATCCCAGGATCGGCGGCACCGCCCCGGCCGCCCCGCCGATGACGATGTTCTGGGGGGTGGCCCGTTTCAGATAGACGGTGTAAACGACCGCATAGCCGATCAGCGACAGGAAGGTCAGGATCGCCGTCAGCCAGTTGACCCAGACCACCAGGATGACCATCGAGGCTAGCCCCAAAACCGAGGCGAACACCAGCACCTTCCAGGGCTCCAGTTCCCCCTGGGGCAGGGGACGGTGGCGGGTGCGGCCCATCTGGGCGTCGGCGTGGCGGTCGAGATAGTGGTTGAAGGCGGCCGCCGAGGCCGCCGCCAGGGCGATGCCCAGGGAGCCGAAAACGAGCGCCCGCAAAGGCACCATGCCGGGAACCGACAGGAACATGCCGACGATGGCGGTGAAGACGATCAGCGCCACCACCCGGGGTTTGCACAGCTCGAAATAGGCGCGCCAGCCGGCGGGGGAGGGGATGGGATCGGCAACCGTCTTCGCTTTCATGGGCACCTGGTAATACAATAGAGCGGAAACGCGTTATTTTATACCAATTTCCTTGGAATTTAGGGGGCGGACACGCGATGATCCGAAGGTTCCTCAGTTTTTTCTGGCTGCTGTGTTGGCTTCCACTGGCCGCCTGCGCCGTCGATCCCAAGGTCCACGAGTACAAGCTCGACAACGGCCTCAAGGTGGTGGTGAAGGAAGATCACCGCGCGCCGGTGGCGGTCTCCCAGGTGTGGTACAAGGTCGGCTCGAGCTACGAGCACGACGGCATCACCGGCATCTCCCATATGCTCGAACACATGATGTTCAAAGGAACCGAAAAACACGGGCCGGGTGAATTCTCCCGCATCATCGCCGAGCTGGGCGGACGCGAGAACGCCTTCACCGGCACCGATTACACCGCCTATTTCGAAACCCTGGAAAAGTCCCGGCTGCCGGTGGCCTTCGAACTGGAGGCGGACCGCATGCGCCACCTCAAACTGGACGAAAAGGAATTCGCCAAGGAAAAGCAGGTGGTGCTGGAGGAGCGCCGCATGCGCACCGACGACCAGCCCCGGGCCAAGACCTACGAACACTTCATGGCCGTCGCCTTCACCAACGGCCCGTACCGGAACCCGGTGATCGGCTGGCCGGCGGACATCGAGGCCTTGACCGTCGCCGACCTGCGCCAGTGGTACCGGCAGTGGTACGCCCCCAACAACGCCACCCTGGTGGTGGTCGGAGACGTGGCGCCGGAGCGGATCCTGACGTGGGCGAAAAAGTGGTTCGGCCCGCTCGAACCCGGTGAGATTCCGCCGCCCAAGCCCCGCACCGAGGTCGAGCAGCGGGGGGAACGCCGCCTGACGGTGAAGGTGCCGGCTAAGCTGCCCTATCTGCTCATGGGGTACAAGGTGCCGGTATTGGCGAGCCTGCCCGAGGACCGGCAGTGGGAAGCCTACGCTCTTACGGTGCTGGCTGGCGTTCTCGACGGCGGCGAGAGCGCCCGGCTGGCCACCCGCCTGGTGCGGGGCAGACAGATCGCCGCCGCCGCGGGCGCCGGTTACGACCTCTACGACCGCCTGCCGACGCTGTTCCTGTTCAACGGCACCCCCGCCCAGGGCCACGACCTGGACGAACTGGAACAGGCCCTGCGCCAGGAGGTCAGGCGGTTGCAGGAAGAACCGGTGTCCGCCGCGGAGCTGGAACGGGTCAAGACCCAGGTGACCGCCGAAGCCGTCTATGAACGGGATTCCATGTTCTACCAGGCCATGCAGATCGGCCTGCTGGAAACCAACGGGCTGGGCTGGCGCCGCCTGGACGAGTACGTCGACCGCATTCAGCGGATCACCGCCGCCCAGGTGCAGGAGGTGGCGCGCAAGTATCTGATCGCCGATCATCTTACCGTCGCCCGGCTGCAGCCGCTGCCGATCAAGGCCGGTCAGCGGCCGCCCGCACCGGCAGGTTTAGGAGGTAATCATGTCCGTTAAAGCTTGTCTCGCGCTCTTTCTGGGGCTGGTGCTGGCCTTCGATGCCGGGGCCGGACCCAGAATCCAGTCCTGGCGGACCGAAAACGGGGTCAAGGTCTATTACGTCCACACGCCGGAATTGCCGCTGGTGGACGTGCAGGTGGTGTTCGCCGCCGGCAGCGCCTGGGACGGGGATCGCTTCGGTCTCGCCCATCTGACCTCGGCGCTGCTGGATACCGGCGCCGGCCGCTGGGACGCCGACGCCATCGCCCGGCGCCTGGAGAACGTGGGCGCGCAGCTGAGCACCGGGGTGTCGCGCGATTCCGCCTGGCTCGATCTGCGCAGCCTCACCGCCGCCGACAAACTGGACGTCGCCCTGGAAACCGCCGCTGAGATCCTGGCTCACCCCCGCTTCGCCCGGGCCGATTTCGAGCGGGAAAGGAAACGCCTGCTGCTGGCCCTGAAGCAGCGGGAGGAATCGCCCGGGCAGCTGGCGGCGATGCGTTTCTACAAGATGATCTACGGCGACCACCCCTACGCCCATCCCAGCGAGGGGGAGATCGACACCGTCAGGGCGATCCGGCGCCGGGATCTTGAGGATTTCCACCGCCGCTATTACGTCGCCGGCAACGCCCTGGTGGTGGTGGTCGGGGCCGTGAGCCGCACCGGGGCCGACCGCATCGCCCGCCGCCTCACCGACGCGCTGCCGCAGGGGGAGCCGGCCGCGCCGATTCCGCCGGTCCCGGCGCCGCAGCGCGCCCGTACCGAGCGCAAACCCTTCCCCTCGGCCCAGACCCACATCTACACTGGCATGCCGGTGATCAGACGGGGCGATCCCGATTACTACGCCCTCTACGTCGGTAACCACGTCCTTGGCGGAGGCGGCTTCACCTCGCGCATCGTCAAGGAGGTGCGGGAGAAGCGGGGGTTGTCCTACAGCGCCTACAGTTACTTCGTGCCGTTGAAGGAGAAGGGGCCGTTCGTCGCCGGCCTGCAGACCCGCAACGATGCGGCGGAGTCCGCCCTCGAGGTGCTGCGCCAGACCATCGACCGCTATCTGGCCGAGGGCCCGACCGAGGCGGAGCTGGAGGCGGCCAAAAAGAACATCACCGGCGGTTTCGTGCTGCGTTACGACAGCAACGCCAAGCTGGCCGACTACGTCGCCATGATCGGTTTCTACGGTCTGCCGCTGGACTATCTCGACCGCTTCCCCCGCGAGGTGGCCCGGGTCGACCGCACGGCGGTCGTCGAAGCCTTCCGGCGTCATCTGGATCCCGGCCGTTTTCAGACCGTGTTGGTGGGCGGGGGCGCCGTTTCCAAGGGCGATGGCGAAAAGCAGTGAAGTCCGCCTGATCGCCGGC comes from Methylomarinovum tepidoasis and encodes:
- a CDS encoding M16 family metallopeptidase, translated to MSVKACLALFLGLVLAFDAGAGPRIQSWRTENGVKVYYVHTPELPLVDVQVVFAAGSAWDGDRFGLAHLTSALLDTGAGRWDADAIARRLENVGAQLSTGVSRDSAWLDLRSLTAADKLDVALETAAEILAHPRFARADFERERKRLLLALKQREESPGQLAAMRFYKMIYGDHPYAHPSEGEIDTVRAIRRRDLEDFHRRYYVAGNALVVVVGAVSRTGADRIARRLTDALPQGEPAAPIPPVPAPQRARTERKPFPSAQTHIYTGMPVIRRGDPDYYALYVGNHVLGGGGFTSRIVKEVREKRGLSYSAYSYFVPLKEKGPFVAGLQTRNDAAESALEVLRQTIDRYLAEGPTEAELEAAKKNITGGFVLRYDSNAKLADYVAMIGFYGLPLDYLDRFPREVARVDRTAVVEAFRRHLDPGRFQTVLVGGGAVSKGDGEKQ
- a CDS encoding M16 family metallopeptidase, giving the protein MIRRFLSFFWLLCWLPLAACAVDPKVHEYKLDNGLKVVVKEDHRAPVAVSQVWYKVGSSYEHDGITGISHMLEHMMFKGTEKHGPGEFSRIIAELGGRENAFTGTDYTAYFETLEKSRLPVAFELEADRMRHLKLDEKEFAKEKQVVLEERRMRTDDQPRAKTYEHFMAVAFTNGPYRNPVIGWPADIEALTVADLRQWYRQWYAPNNATLVVVGDVAPERILTWAKKWFGPLEPGEIPPPKPRTEVEQRGERRLTVKVPAKLPYLLMGYKVPVLASLPEDRQWEAYALTVLAGVLDGGESARLATRLVRGRQIAAAAGAGYDLYDRLPTLFLFNGTPAQGHDLDELEQALRQEVRRLQEEPVSAAELERVKTQVTAEAVYERDSMFYQAMQIGLLETNGLGWRRLDEYVDRIQRITAAQVQEVARKYLIADHLTVARLQPLPIKAGQRPPAPAGLGGNHVR
- the amoC gene encoding bacterial ammonia monooxygenase, subunit AmoC, with the translated sequence MAATSAGVSAQAEAPLLNTRWLAFAFAIYTILYSWVVWYERVYGWQAGLDSFAPEFETYWMNFLYTEIVVEVVIASLLWGYLWRTRPRDLDKIAGTREELRRNFTHLVWLFAYAYSIYWGASFFTEQDGTWHQTIVRDTDFTPSHIIEFYGSYPVYIITGFGAFIYAHTRLPYFDYTKKGLSLPYLISVVGPFMIVPNVGLNEWGHTFWFMEELFVAPLHYGFVFFGWFALGILGVWLQTLASILNLIGKPLCGEIYDAAVARIGADQAQWADDVLED
- the cyoE gene encoding heme o synthase — translated: MKAKTVADPIPSPAGWRAYFELCKPRVVALIVFTAIVGMFLSVPGMVPLRALVFGSLGIALAAASAAAFNHYLDRHADAQMGRTRHRPLPQGELEPWKVLVFASVLGLASMVILVVWVNWLTAILTFLSLIGYAVVYTVYLKRATPQNIVIGGAAGAVPPILGSCAVLGQIHPNTVLLFLIIFLWTPPHFWALAIAKRDEYAKVDIPMLPVTHGVEFTGLQVFLYTILLSVISVMPYLTRMSGLIYLGVTVILDAVFLYLAWQLRLRPDDKRLAMRTFAYSIVYLMILFAALLVDHYWYFHP
- the rpoH gene encoding RNA polymerase sigma factor RpoH; translation: MSNALAIPSIGKSIRSVNDYIVAVNQLPKLSAEEERELATRFRRQNDLEAAKQLILANLRYVVPIARGYLGYGLPLADLIQEGNIGLMKAVKRYDPAVGVRLISFAVHWIRAEIHEFILRNWRIVKIATTKAQRKLFFNLRKARKKLNWLNRNEAEAIAKDLGVKVETVREMEKRMNGQDMAFDGGADEEENAAPAPVHFLHTQMDSDPAHQLEENEWQQVEHERLQAALSQLDERSRDILQSRWLGEKKVTLQELADRYGVSAERIRQLEKTALKKLKHLMLAEAA